One Fusobacterium ulcerans DNA segment encodes these proteins:
- the asrB gene encoding anaerobic sulfite reductase subunit AsrB: MKNEYIPFLSQITNVKKHTEIEYTFQMEYNKKDVKPGQFFEISIPKFGEAPISVSGIGENTIDFTIRKVGKVTNEVFENYVGNKLFLRGPYGNGFDVNNYKGKEIIIIAGGTGVSPVRGVIDYFAHHKEEAKAVTLIAGFKSTADILFKEDFKYWEKNMNVILTIDKEEEGYNGNTGLVTKYIPELKIKDINNIVFIVVGPPIMMKFAVIEIKKLGISDKDIWISQERKMCCGIGKCGHCRMGDTYICLDGPVFNYVDGKNLID, encoded by the coding sequence ATGAAAAATGAATATATTCCTTTTTTATCTCAAATAACAAATGTTAAAAAACATACAGAAATAGAATATACATTTCAAATGGAATATAATAAAAAAGATGTAAAGCCAGGGCAGTTCTTTGAAATTTCTATTCCTAAATTTGGAGAGGCTCCTATATCAGTAAGTGGTATTGGAGAAAATACAATAGACTTTACTATTAGAAAAGTAGGAAAAGTAACAAATGAAGTATTTGAAAACTATGTTGGAAATAAACTTTTTTTAAGAGGACCTTATGGAAATGGATTTGATGTAAATAATTATAAAGGAAAGGAAATTATAATTATTGCAGGGGGAACAGGAGTTTCTCCAGTGAGAGGTGTTATAGATTACTTTGCACATCATAAAGAGGAAGCTAAGGCAGTAACATTAATTGCTGGATTCAAATCAACAGCAGACATTCTTTTTAAAGAGGATTTTAAATATTGGGAAAAAAATATGAATGTTATTCTTACTATTGATAAGGAAGAGGAAGGATATAATGGAAATACAGGTCTGGTAACAAAATATATTCCTGAATTAAAAATAAAAGATATAAATAATATTGTTTTTATTGTAGTAGGTCCTCCTATTATGATGAAATTTGCTGTCATAGAAATAAAAAAACTTGGAATATCTGATAAAGATATTTGGATTTCTCAGGAAAGAAAGATGTGTTGTGGAATTGGGAAATGTGGTCATTGTAGAATGGGAGATACTTATATATGTTTAGATGGTCCCGTATTTAATTATGTAGATGGTAAAAACTTAATTGATTAG
- a CDS encoding 4Fe-4S dicluster domain-containing protein: MYRIRIDRKRCIGCLTCVTACVVSHESSDARNRVVIDSETRPAPIFCRHCDQPECVYTCMTGAMRKNYETGYVTYNKEQCASCYMCIMACPYGVLKSDSIYNKEIMKCDMCASVDGNPKCVEKCPMKAITLEEVQL, translated from the coding sequence ATGTATAGAATCAGAATAGATAGAAAAAGATGTATTGGCTGCCTTACATGTGTTACAGCTTGTGTGGTAAGTCATGAAAGCAGCGATGCCAGAAATAGAGTAGTAATTGATAGTGAAACAAGACCTGCACCTATTTTCTGTAGGCATTGTGATCAGCCTGAATGTGTTTATACATGCATGACAGGAGCAATGAGAAAAAATTATGAAACTGGATATGTAACTTATAACAAAGAACAATGTGCAAGTTGTTATATGTGTATTATGGCATGTCCTTATGGAGTTTTAAAAAGCGACAGCATATATAATAAAGAGATTATGAAATGTGATATGTGTGCTAGTGTTGATGGAAATCCTAAATGTGTTGAAAAATGCCCTATGAAGGCAATTACACTAGAGGAGGTACAATTATGA
- a CDS encoding ABC transporter ATP-binding protein, translating into MYLKIENIRKMFDKTRGIKDINFSIEKGELISFLGPSGCGKTTLLNIIGGFIQPETGKIYLEGEEITNFPPEIRNISTVFQNYALFPHMNVIENIKYGLKYKKISKKEQEDLAQEYLKIVGLEGYEKVSIHELSGGQQQRVALARALVLHPKLLLLDEPFSNLDAKLKINMREELKQLQKKLNISMIFVTHDQEEALSLSDKIVVMNMGEIIQIGTPEEIYYNPANDYVADFIGKANFIMKDGKKSLLRPEDISMKKSENGDWIIVSKEFMGAHTIFKIKKAQDELYASIQGEESKDFKINERVEIMY; encoded by the coding sequence ATGTATTTAAAAATTGAAAATATAAGAAAAATGTTTGATAAAACCAGAGGGATAAAGGATATAAATTTTTCAATAGAAAAAGGAGAATTGATATCTTTTTTAGGACCGAGCGGCTGTGGGAAAACAACTCTTTTAAATATAATAGGAGGATTTATTCAGCCTGAAACTGGAAAAATATATCTTGAAGGTGAAGAGATTACTAATTTTCCACCTGAAATAAGAAATATATCTACAGTTTTTCAAAATTATGCTCTTTTTCCTCATATGAATGTTATTGAAAATATAAAGTATGGACTTAAATATAAAAAAATATCTAAAAAAGAGCAGGAAGATTTAGCTCAGGAGTATCTAAAAATAGTAGGATTGGAAGGATATGAAAAAGTGTCTATTCATGAATTAAGTGGAGGGCAGCAGCAGAGAGTTGCTTTAGCCAGAGCCTTAGTTCTGCATCCTAAGCTTCTTTTATTGGATGAGCCTTTCAGCAATCTCGATGCAAAATTAAAGATAAATATGAGAGAGGAGCTGAAACAGCTTCAGAAAAAACTGAATATAAGTATGATATTTGTAACTCATGATCAAGAGGAAGCTTTGAGCCTTTCTGATAAAATAGTAGTTATGAATATGGGAGAGATCATACAAATTGGAACACCAGAGGAAATATATTATAATCCAGCAAATGATTATGTAGCTGATTTTATAGGAAAAGCAAATTTTATTATGAAAGATGGGAAAAAATCTCTGCTGCGTCCAGAGGATATTTCTATGAAAAAGTCAGAAAATGGTGACTGGATAATTGTTTCAAAAGAATTTATGGGAGCTCATACAATTTTTAAAATAAAAAAAGCTCAAGATGAATTGTATGCAAGTATTCAGGGAGAAGAAAGTAAAGATTTCAAGATAAATGAGAGAGTTGAAATCATGTATTAA
- a CDS encoding DUF6485 family protein, protein MNPKEFCSCTDHKCPFNPVNHDKGCDLCISKCLKLNEIPSCFFKKISTERPENEDYTFKGFADFTMKHWKKD, encoded by the coding sequence ATGAATCCAAAGGAATTTTGCAGCTGTACAGATCATAAATGTCCTTTTAATCCAGTTAATCATGATAAAGGGTGCGATTTATGTATATCAAAATGTTTAAAATTAAATGAAATACCATCATGTTTTTTCAAAAAAATCTCAACTGAAAGACCAGAAAATGAAGATTATACATTTAAAGGATTTGCTGATTTTACAATGAAGCATTGGAAAAAAGATTAG
- a CDS encoding flavodoxin, translated as MENKVLVVYFTWSGTSKITAEIMREELNADIFQIEAVKKYPDKYIPCVAQAGVEKFKKERPQLKAEAENISDYEKIVLVFPNWWGTLPMPVFSFLEKYDFTGKTILPICMHGGGGLTNTIKDLKKVCPAANILEGTPIKKQDAESEATKEILKSFADILK; from the coding sequence ATGGAAAATAAGGTATTGGTTGTTTATTTTACTTGGAGTGGAACTTCAAAAATAACAGCAGAGATAATGAGAGAAGAATTGAATGCAGATATATTCCAGATTGAAGCAGTAAAAAAATATCCAGATAAATATATCCCTTGTGTGGCTCAAGCTGGTGTAGAAAAATTTAAAAAGGAAAGACCTCAGCTGAAAGCAGAAGCAGAAAATATTTCTGATTATGAGAAAATAGTATTGGTATTTCCTAACTGGTGGGGAACATTGCCAATGCCAGTATTTTCTTTCTTAGAGAAATATGATTTTACAGGAAAAACAATACTCCCTATCTGTATGCATGGTGGTGGTGGACTTACTAATACAATAAAGGATTTGAAAAAAGTGTGTCCTGCTGCAAATATCTTAGAGGGAACTCCAATAAAAAAACAAGATGCAGAATCAGAAGCAACAAAAGAGATTTTAAAAAGTTTTGCAGATATACTAAAATAA
- the asrC gene encoding sulfite reductase subunit C codes for MDINTKKLKKNAFRVSKVREITASRIRVPGGYLKAELLEKIQEISQKYGNGIIHITTRQGFEIEGIHYEDMDKVNELLQPIIEVLEINQTIPGTGYSASGTRNVSACIGNNVCPFANYNTSEFAQKIDKAIFPNDLHFKVGLTGCSNDCGKARMHDFGIIGMTEPQYDPDRCVNCQACVKGCKSLSVNALSVENYKIVRNTEKCIGCGVCITKCPTRAFTRSKEKYYKLTLMGRTGKKNPRLGEDFLIWVDADTIIKVILNTYDYVKEHISKDAPGGKEHIGYIIDRTGFEEYKKWVLKDIELGPKAIKKDRIYWSGIHFDKF; via the coding sequence ATGGATATAAATACAAAAAAGTTAAAGAAGAATGCTTTTAGAGTTTCAAAAGTGAGAGAGATTACAGCTTCTCGTATTCGTGTACCTGGTGGATATTTAAAGGCTGAACTTCTTGAGAAAATACAGGAAATATCTCAAAAATATGGAAATGGAATTATTCATATTACCACTCGTCAGGGATTTGAAATAGAAGGTATTCATTATGAAGATATGGATAAAGTAAATGAATTGCTTCAGCCTATTATTGAAGTACTTGAAATCAATCAGACAATTCCAGGAACAGGGTATTCAGCTTCTGGAACAAGAAATGTAAGTGCGTGTATAGGAAATAATGTATGTCCTTTTGCAAATTATAATACAAGCGAGTTTGCTCAGAAAATAGATAAGGCTATTTTTCCAAATGATCTTCATTTTAAAGTTGGTTTAACTGGATGTTCCAATGACTGTGGAAAAGCAAGAATGCATGACTTTGGAATTATTGGAATGACAGAACCTCAATATGATCCAGATAGATGTGTTAACTGTCAGGCTTGTGTAAAAGGCTGTAAATCTCTTTCTGTAAATGCCTTGTCAGTTGAAAACTATAAAATTGTAAGAAATACAGAGAAATGTATAGGGTGTGGAGTATGTATTACTAAATGTCCAACAAGAGCTTTTACCAGAAGTAAAGAGAAATACTACAAACTTACACTTATGGGAAGAACAGGGAAGAAAAATCCACGTCTTGGAGAAGATTTTTTAATTTGGGTAGATGCAGATACAATTATAAAGGTAATATTAAATACTTATGATTATGTAAAAGAACACATAAGCAAAGATGCCCCTGGTGGAAAAGAACATATTGGATATATCATAGACAGAACAGGGTTTGAAGAATATAAAAAATGGGTATTAAAGGATATTGAACTAGGACCAAAAGCAATAAAAAAAGATCGTATTTACTGGAGTGGTATTCATTTTGATAAATTCTAA
- the asrA gene encoding anaerobic sulfite reductase subunit AsrA: protein MGYQLLTTDLDKVLLSLSEEYDVYAPKLFEGDGCFSDIDVVRYGKINFLNEIVFDQKSDYSFKEILTPISETLFYFTEDEAIVPKERKKGAVVFLRACDLNALKRLDDIYLHNGAEDFYYKRLRGNTKFILMECKESFETCFCVSMGTNKADNYDAYISVKYGKAYIDCKWDKLTDLIKKEKNEQTDVQPEFVKENNVKVTVPQEITNEVYDFDLWKEYNERCIACGRCNFVCPTCTCFTMQDIFYKDNKNTGERRRVWASCHIDGYTEMAGNISFRKTKGERMRFKVLHKVHDFKKRFGYNMCTGCGRCDQVCPEYISFSNCINKLNQKIEEVK from the coding sequence ATGGGTTATCAATTATTAACAACAGATCTTGATAAAGTTTTACTGTCTTTATCTGAAGAGTATGATGTTTATGCACCTAAATTATTTGAAGGAGATGGGTGTTTTTCAGATATTGATGTAGTTCGTTATGGAAAAATAAATTTTTTAAATGAAATAGTTTTTGATCAAAAATCAGACTACTCATTTAAAGAAATTCTTACTCCTATTTCAGAGACATTATTTTACTTTACAGAAGATGAAGCAATTGTACCAAAAGAAAGAAAAAAAGGAGCAGTAGTATTTTTAAGAGCTTGTGATTTAAACGCATTAAAAAGATTAGATGATATTTATTTACATAATGGAGCAGAAGATTTTTATTATAAGAGGCTTCGTGGAAATACAAAGTTTATATTAATGGAATGTAAGGAATCTTTTGAAACATGTTTTTGTGTGAGTATGGGAACAAATAAGGCAGATAATTATGATGCCTATATATCTGTTAAATACGGCAAGGCATACATAGACTGCAAATGGGATAAATTAACAGATCTTATTAAAAAAGAAAAAAATGAACAGACAGATGTTCAACCTGAATTTGTAAAAGAAAATAATGTAAAGGTGACAGTTCCGCAGGAAATAACAAACGAAGTATATGATTTTGATTTATGGAAAGAATATAATGAACGTTGCATAGCATGTGGAAGATGTAATTTTGTATGTCCTACATGCACATGTTTTACAATGCAGGATATTTTTTATAAGGATAATAAAAATACAGGTGAAAGACGTAGAGTATGGGCTTCATGCCATATAGATGGTTATACAGAAATGGCTGGAAACATAAGTTTCCGTAAAACAAAAGGAGAAAGAATGCGTTTTAAAGTTCTTCATAAAGTTCATGATTTTAAAAAGCGTTTTGGTTATAACATGTGTACTGGCTGTGGAAGATGTGATCAAGTATGTCCAGAATATATTTCCTTTTCAAATTGCATCAATAAACTGAATCAAAAAATAGAAGAGGTGAAATAA
- a CDS encoding ABC transporter substrate-binding protein produces MKKTSLLSAIFMLVLSINIFAEGSLKVVAAYGGKEKIFQQFTKDTGIKVDFIDMSSGEVLSKLQAENGKPSADVWFGGGLDSFITAKNKGLLEKYISPEMAEVPLKYRDKDGHWSGVSLVLVGFMVNNEILADKKLDAPKTWADLTKPEYRDEVIMANPAISGTNYALVDNLIQELGEDKAWEYFEALNKNVPFLAKRGGEPPMKVTTGEFGVAVIPMSGEFILMEGKYPVTTIYPEDMIPWVPAGMAIFKNAENLPEAKKFVDWALSEKGQIAIRDEDPRAMVRNGVKTPESIKTIDMDKLINIDIDRLGNEREKVLNEWNKRFGNKAK; encoded by the coding sequence ATGAAAAAAACATCATTGTTATCTGCAATTTTTATGCTTGTTTTAAGTATTAATATATTTGCAGAGGGAAGTCTTAAAGTAGTAGCAGCATATGGAGGGAAAGAAAAAATATTTCAGCAGTTTACTAAGGATACTGGAATAAAGGTAGATTTTATAGATATGTCATCTGGAGAGGTTTTATCAAAGCTACAGGCTGAAAATGGAAAGCCATCAGCTGATGTATGGTTTGGTGGAGGACTGGACAGTTTTATTACTGCTAAAAATAAAGGACTTTTGGAAAAATATATTTCACCAGAAATGGCTGAAGTACCTTTGAAATATAGAGACAAAGATGGACATTGGTCAGGAGTTTCTTTAGTTCTTGTAGGATTTATGGTAAATAATGAAATATTAGCAGATAAAAAATTAGATGCCCCTAAAACTTGGGCAGATTTGACAAAGCCTGAATACAGAGATGAAGTTATCATGGCTAATCCTGCTATTTCAGGAACTAACTATGCATTGGTAGATAATCTTATCCAAGAACTTGGAGAAGATAAAGCATGGGAATATTTTGAAGCATTAAATAAAAATGTACCTTTCTTGGCTAAAAGAGGAGGAGAGCCTCCAATGAAAGTTACTACAGGAGAATTTGGTGTAGCTGTAATTCCTATGTCGGGAGAGTTTATATTAATGGAAGGAAAATATCCTGTAACAACTATTTATCCAGAGGATATGATTCCTTGGGTTCCAGCAGGTATGGCAATCTTTAAAAATGCAGAAAATTTGCCTGAAGCTAAAAAATTCGTAGACTGGGCATTATCAGAAAAAGGACAGATAGCTATCAGAGATGAAGATCCTAGAGCTATGGTTAGAAATGGTGTTAAGACGCCTGAAAGTATAAAGACTATTGACATGGACAAATTAATCAATATTGATATTGATAGATTGGGAAATGAGAGAGAAAAGGTTTTAAATGAATGGAATAAAAGATTTGGAAATAAAGCAAAATAA
- a CDS encoding molybdopterin oxidoreductase family protein, translated as MKKIQSTCNYCAIDCNLDFYVENNRIVKVVPTKDYPVNDGFCCIKGLSLDKQQTSVKPSQLPKIKINGKMTTVEWEYAFKYVADKLKEIQEKYGKESIAGISTGQLTMEEFAIFGHVMRNYLKTNVDGNTRLCMATAVVAHKQSFGFDAPPFTLKDLELSDTIVFIGANPVVAHPILWGRVMKNTDKKVIVLDPRKSETAMNADYWYGLKGKSDLQLFYTVANLLIEKGYIDKKYIADHTEGFEEFKEFVKKYTLEIAIKKTGLSKEQILEFVELIHKGKRVSFWWTMGVNQGYEAVRTAQAIINIALMTGNIGREGTGANSITGQCNAMGSRAYSNTAVLFGGGDFNNEKRRQQVAAALEVDESVLAEKPTITYNQIIEGINNGDIKGLWILCTNPMHSWTNNKTFQTAVEKLELFVVQDIYDDTDSAQACNVFLPVVPGIKKEGTYINLERRISAMCPCLEKEENEKNDYEVIYEIGKALGMGELLKNWETPKEAFKLMQKCSKGMPCDFTGTSWEKLENSHGVQWPFREGEVLEEDERRLYEDGNYFTPSKKAKFIFEEIRENPLPLTDEFPILLNTGRGTVGQWHTQTRTREVQFVEDVVADKAYVYMNTILAEENNIKENDKIRIYSINGKDAVFFVKITENVQYEELYAPIHYIECNMLTPSIYDPYSKEPSYKATPVRFEKLEVEADV; from the coding sequence ATGAAAAAAATACAGTCAACATGTAATTACTGTGCTATTGACTGCAATCTAGATTTCTATGTAGAAAATAATAGAATAGTAAAAGTAGTTCCAACAAAAGATTACCCAGTGAATGATGGATTTTGTTGTATTAAAGGATTATCTCTTGATAAACAACAGACTTCAGTGAAACCTTCACAACTTCCAAAGATTAAAATTAATGGAAAAATGACAACAGTAGAATGGGAATATGCTTTTAAATATGTTGCAGATAAATTAAAAGAGATACAAGAAAAATATGGAAAAGAAAGTATTGCTGGAATAAGTACAGGACAATTAACAATGGAAGAGTTTGCAATTTTTGGTCATGTGATGAGAAATTATCTGAAAACAAATGTTGATGGAAATACAAGATTATGTATGGCAACAGCAGTTGTAGCTCACAAACAAAGTTTTGGATTTGATGCTCCTCCATTTACACTGAAGGACTTAGAACTTTCAGATACTATTGTATTTATTGGAGCAAATCCTGTTGTAGCACATCCAATTCTTTGGGGACGTGTAATGAAAAATACTGATAAAAAAGTAATTGTTTTAGATCCTCGTAAATCAGAAACAGCAATGAATGCAGATTATTGGTATGGGTTAAAAGGAAAGTCAGATTTACAGCTTTTTTATACAGTAGCTAATTTGTTGATAGAAAAAGGTTATATAGACAAAAAATATATAGCAGATCATACAGAAGGATTTGAAGAATTTAAAGAATTTGTAAAAAAATATACTTTGGAAATAGCTATAAAGAAAACAGGACTTTCAAAAGAGCAGATATTAGAATTTGTTGAACTTATTCATAAAGGAAAAAGAGTTTCTTTCTGGTGGACTATGGGAGTAAATCAAGGATATGAAGCAGTAAGAACAGCTCAAGCCATTATAAATATAGCACTTATGACTGGAAATATCGGTCGTGAAGGGACAGGAGCTAATTCTATTACTGGGCAGTGTAATGCAATGGGATCAAGAGCATATAGTAATACAGCAGTTCTTTTTGGTGGAGGAGATTTTAATAATGAGAAAAGGAGACAGCAGGTAGCAGCAGCTTTAGAAGTGGATGAATCTGTTCTTGCTGAAAAACCTACCATTACATATAATCAAATTATTGAAGGAATTAACAACGGAGACATAAAGGGACTTTGGATACTTTGTACAAATCCTATGCACAGTTGGACAAATAATAAAACTTTTCAAACAGCAGTAGAAAAATTAGAATTATTTGTAGTACAGGATATTTATGATGATACAGACAGTGCTCAAGCTTGTAATGTATTTTTGCCTGTAGTTCCAGGAATAAAAAAAGAAGGTACATATATTAATCTAGAAAGACGGATTTCTGCAATGTGTCCATGTCTGGAAAAAGAAGAAAATGAAAAAAATGATTATGAAGTAATTTATGAAATAGGGAAAGCGCTTGGAATGGGAGAACTTCTGAAAAATTGGGAAACTCCAAAAGAAGCCTTTAAATTAATGCAGAAATGTTCTAAGGGAATGCCTTGCGATTTTACTGGAACTTCTTGGGAAAAATTAGAAAATTCTCATGGGGTTCAATGGCCTTTTAGAGAGGGAGAAGTTTTAGAAGAAGATGAAAGACGTCTTTATGAAGATGGAAATTATTTTACTCCAAGTAAAAAAGCAAAATTTATTTTTGAAGAAATAAGAGAAAATCCCCTTCCCCTTACAGATGAATTTCCGATTCTTTTAAATACAGGAAGAGGAACTGTTGGACAATGGCATACTCAAACAAGAACAAGAGAAGTACAATTTGTTGAAGATGTAGTTGCTGATAAAGCTTATGTCTATATGAATACAATTCTTGCTGAAGAAAATAATATAAAGGAAAATGATAAAATCAGAATTTATTCTATAAATGGAAAGGATGCAGTATTTTTTGTAAAAATTACAGAAAATGTGCAGTATGAAGAATTGTATGCCCCTATTCATTATATAGAATGCAATATGCTCACACCTTCCATTTATGATCCTTATTCAAAAGAGCCATCATATAAAGCAACACCAGTAAGATTCGAAAAACTGGAGGTGGAAGCAGATGTATAG
- a CDS encoding ABC transporter permease, translating to MNGIKDLEIKQNNYIYNFILFLVISGVVLFCFYPIYKIIETSFFDNNTFTLKFYRGIFSENYILLKNTLMTSTVSAGVSSICGAVIAFYMIFSGKRIKSFFYYLLMLTMISPPFIFGISYIMLFGRRGLITYRILGLHTNPYGLQGIILLQIIGEISFAAFMLYEIFKNIDYNLIAVSRSLGASPWETVKRVVFPLSVPALIGTFFILFTKNLADFGSAVIIGGRHSTLATEAYLTVIGEGNMPKAAAMTLLLILPALLAFWLYRKVLIKNLNLASDIKGSGLKNISFKLPFWVKTILGITAWFFFLIMLLQYSAIFFSGFYNYTSKGIEFTLEYLERFQLSALKVFLRSIIYAFIAGILSSVIGILISYYNKNRDNKFMQIIEFFASLPYIIPGTFFGLGYILAFNRGILTLTGTAAIVILNCTFRQISIGAKAGDSILTKLNSNIEKAAKDLGAPKIRILLDIIFPALRPAFLISFINCFIATMTTIGAIIFLISPGTNVATVVLFTHVAQGEYGLASITALAITIVTFSLNIAVYRFLKK from the coding sequence ATGAATGGAATAAAAGATTTGGAAATAAAGCAAAATAATTATATATATAATTTTATATTATTTCTAGTTATTAGTGGGGTAGTACTTTTTTGTTTCTACCCCATTTATAAAATAATAGAAACGAGTTTTTTTGATAATAACACTTTCACATTAAAATTCTATAGAGGTATTTTCAGTGAAAATTATATTCTGCTGAAAAATACATTGATGACTTCAACTGTATCAGCTGGAGTATCTTCTATATGTGGAGCTGTTATAGCTTTTTATATGATTTTTTCAGGGAAAAGAATTAAAAGTTTTTTCTATTATTTGCTGATGCTTACTATGATATCACCTCCTTTTATTTTTGGTATATCATATATTATGCTCTTTGGGAGAAGAGGGCTCATTACATACAGAATTTTAGGATTACATACAAATCCCTATGGACTCCAAGGAATTATATTATTACAGATTATAGGAGAAATTTCTTTTGCTGCTTTTATGCTCTATGAAATATTTAAGAATATTGATTATAATCTGATTGCAGTATCAAGATCTTTGGGAGCTTCTCCATGGGAAACTGTAAAGAGAGTTGTTTTTCCCTTATCAGTTCCAGCACTTATAGGAACATTTTTTATTTTATTTACAAAGAATCTGGCAGATTTTGGAAGTGCTGTCATCATTGGTGGAAGACATAGCACACTGGCAACAGAAGCATATTTGACTGTAATTGGTGAAGGAAATATGCCCAAAGCAGCAGCTATGACACTGCTCCTTATTTTACCTGCACTTTTAGCATTCTGGCTCTACAGAAAAGTTTTAATTAAAAATCTAAATCTGGCTTCTGATATAAAAGGGAGCGGATTAAAAAATATATCATTTAAACTTCCATTTTGGGTAAAAACTATTTTAGGAATAACAGCATGGTTTTTCTTTTTAATTATGCTTTTACAATATTCAGCCATATTTTTTTCAGGATTCTATAATTATACTTCTAAAGGGATAGAATTTACTCTTGAATATTTAGAAAGATTTCAATTATCTGCTTTGAAAGTATTTTTAAGAAGTATAATATATGCTTTTATAGCTGGGATTCTCTCATCAGTTATAGGGATTTTAATCTCTTATTACAACAAAAACAGAGATAATAAATTTATGCAGATTATTGAATTTTTTGCCAGCCTTCCATATATTATTCCGGGGACATTTTTCGGATTGGGATATATACTGGCTTTTAATAGGGGAATACTTACTTTAACAGGAACAGCTGCTATAGTTATATTGAACTGTACTTTTAGGCAGATAAGTATAGGAGCAAAGGCTGGAGATTCGATTTTAACTAAACTTAATTCCAATATAGAAAAAGCAGCTAAAGATTTAGGAGCTCCTAAAATCAGAATATTATTAGATATAATATTTCCTGCATTGAGACCAGCTTTTCTAATTTCTTTTATCAACTGCTTTATTGCTACTATGACTACAATAGGGGCTATTATTTTCCTGATTTCTCCAGGAACTAATGTTGCTACAGTTGTACTCTTTACTCATGTAGCACAGGGAGAATATGGACTGGCTTCTATAACAGCACTGGCTATAACTATTGTTACTTTTTCTTTGAATATTGCAGTTTACAGATTTTTGAAAAAATAG